In a genomic window of Platichthys flesus chromosome 24, fPlaFle2.1, whole genome shotgun sequence:
- the hnrnpc gene encoding heterogeneous nuclear ribonucleoproteins C1/C2 isoform X2: protein MASSNVTNKTDPRSLNSRVFIGNLNTLLVTKEDVEAIFSKYGKIVGCSVHKGYAFVQFSNERNARTAVVSEDGRMIVGQVLDINLAGEPKPHRSKTVKRSAGDMYSSSFELDYDFQRDYYDRMYSYQSRVPPPPPPLSRAIIPSKRPRVSLSGGGSRRTKSSFSSSSKSSQRTSRTSQSNTVSVPPSRIAQDPRDCPSVPVSAVRTDDLQTIKRELTQIKLKVDYLLESLGHMEKDHSKKSEMKSSKPEPGELSPLHSSTSSKKDDRMKRDREMNDSEEEGDLLDDEDEMKSRGRDEDEEEDEEEEGEQEEGEDDGDSANGDEL, encoded by the exons aTGGCCAGCAGCAACGTGACCAACAAGACCGACCCCCGCTCCCTCAACTCCCGCGTCTTCATCGGCAACCTCAACACGCTGCTGGTCACCAAGGAAGACGTGGAGGCCATCTTCTCCAAGTACGGCAAGATTGTGGGCTGCTCCGTGCACAAGGGCTACGCCTTCGTCCAGTTCTCCAACGAGAGGAACGCCCGCACCGCCGTGGTCAGCGAGGACGGCCGCATGATAGTGGGACAGGTCCtag acATCAACCTGGCCGGCGAGCCCAAGCCGCACAGATCGAAGACGGTGAAGCGTTCTGCTGGAGACATGTACAG ctcctcttttgaATTGGACTACGACTTCCAGAGAGATTACTACGACCG GATGTACTCGTACCAGTCCCGggtgcctcccccccccccgcccctgtcCCGCGCCATCATCCCCTCAAAGCGTCCCAGGGTCAGTCTGAGCGGAGGAGGAAGCCGAAGAACCAAAAGCAGCTTCTCGTCCTCGTCCAAAAGCAGCCAGAGGACGTCACGTACAAGTCAGTCCAacactgtctctgtccctccgaGTCGCATCGCCCAGGATCCTCGTGACTGTCCCTCTGTTCCTGTCTCAGCAGTGAGGACGGATGATCTGCAGACCATCAAGAGGGAGCTGACGCAGATCAAACTCAAGGTGGACTACCTGCTGGAGAGCTTAGGGCACATGGAGAAGGACCACAGCAAGAAGTCTG AGATGAAGAGCAGCAAACCAGAGCCCGGCGAGCTGTCCCCGCTCCACTCGTCCACCTCCAGCAAGAAGGACGACCGGATGAAACGGGACAGAGAGATGAACGACtccgaggaggagggagacctGCTGGATGACGAAGATGAG atgaaaagcagaggaagagacgaggatgaggaggaggatgaggaggaggagggcgagcaggaggaaggagaggacgaCGGCGACAGCGCCAACGGAGACGAGCTCTAA
- the si:ch211-63p21.2 gene encoding FH1/FH2 domain-containing protein 1, giving the protein MKEAEQTKENPLTWDLDQPWTSFLKPAARSLYLDTLDFSDLWDEEDSTEDEGTISSNESSACLQAPPAPPPLPPLPPPLPPLAPALSSDSLKSSTLKSRTLKLHWRAMQTLAPLPRMTRFGTQTIWAGLEPVDLDTNRLEYLFESKGSSTCFKLASGRQKQPSVSVLGMKRSNIITITLSSLPPPRLLPPAIYSMDSSVLDREDVQRLQALIPTEEELSLIRDAKAQNPHSPLAQAELCLLTLGEISHLSSRLQLWAFALDYDSLEREIAEPLYHLKLAMEQLAGSQTFRCILATVLAIGNVLNGCKARGFELSYLGKLSQVRDTHSRQPLLHHVCVLLLQLYPQSSDLYSDTSAVTKAGKCDYSLVQSNLSQLEALCKASWEQLKVLDKAEEKRKGGKGEKRRGVGRGGGDETSAQEGSLRQQLPKILKECGEKLKVLRAVHRRVINRFHSFLLFLGYSRAMVRDTKAEDFCKTISDFSLEFRSTRQGLLLQRERERPRSGAENQSPRTPGVRRRGQPAPTQETERSEEQCLLEEVLRTPESMSRLDATLPRHRRRMPTSKVRSLGSRSVDRADVTESLSGRM; this is encoded by the exons ATGAAGGAGGCCGAGCAAACCAAGGAGAACCCCCTGACCTGGGATCTGGACCAGCCCTGGACCTCCTTCCTCAAACCTGCTGCACGCAGTCTGTACCTCGACACCTTGGATTTCTCAGACCTGTGGGATGAGGAAGACAGCACAGAGGACGAGGGAACCATTTCATCTAATGAATCATCAGCATGCCTCCAAGCCCCTCCGgcaccccctcctcttcctcctcttcctcctcctcttcctcctctggcaCCAGCTTTATCCTCAGATTCACTGAAAAGTTCGACCCTCAAATCTCGGACCTTGAAGCTCCACTGGAGGGCaatgcagactctggctccccTTCCGAGGATGACCCGCTTTGGGACCCAGACCATTTGGGCCGGACTTGAACCGGTGGATCTGGATACAAACCGGCTGGAGTACCTGTTTGAGTCGAAGGGCAGTAGCACCTGCTTTAAGCTGGCCTCTGGGCGGCAG AAGCAGCCGTCAGTGTCGGTGCTGGGGATGAAGCGAAGTAACATCATAACCATCACCCTGAGCAGCCTGccgcccccccgcctcctccccccTGCCATCTACAGCATGGACAGCAGCGTGCTGGACAGAGAGGACGTCCAG CGGCTTCAAGCGTTGATCCCAACGGAGGAGGAGCTCTCTCTGATCAGGGACGCCAAGGCCCAGAACCCCCACTCTCCTCTGGCCCAGGCCGAGCTCTGCCTCCTCACTTTGGGGGAGATCTCTCACCTGAGCTCCAGGCTTCAGCTGTGGGCCTTCGCTCTGGACTACGACTCCTTAGAGAGG GAGATAGCTGAGCCTCTCTACCATCTGAAGCTGGCGATGGAGCAGCTGGCAGGAAGCCAGACCTTCAGATGTATTCTGGCAACGGTGTTGGCGATCGGAAACGTTCTAAATGGATGTAAG GCTCGTGGGTTTGAGCTGAGTTACCTGGGCAAGTTGTCCCAGGTCAGGGATACACACTCCCGCCAGCCGCTGCtgcaccatgtgtgtgtgctgctgctgcagctctacCCACAATCCTCCGACCTGTACTCCGACACCAGCGCTGTTACCAAAGCTGGAAAG TGCGATTACTCCCTCGTCCAGTCCAACCTCTCTCAGCTGGAGGCCCTGTGCAAAGCATCATGGGAGCAGCTGAAGGTGCTGGACAaggcagaggaaaagaggaaaggaggaaagggggagaagaggaggggggtaggaagaggaggaggagacgagacCTCGGCTCAGGAAGGTTCACTCCGTCAACAGCTGCCGAAGATTTTGAAAGAGTGCGGGGAGAAGCTGAAGGTCCTCAGAGCTGTGCACCGCCGGGTCATCAACAG GTTCCACTCTTTCCTCTTGTTCCTGGGCTACTCCCGAGCGATGGTGAGAGACACCAAAGCCGAGGACTTCTGTAAAACCATCAGTGACTTCTCCCTGGAGTTCCGGTCCACACGGCAGggcctcctgctgcagagagagcgGGAGCGACCGAGGAGCGGCGCCGAAAACCAAAGCCCCAGAACTCCTGGAGTCCGGCGCAGAGGTCAACCAGCGCCCACACAG GAGACTGAGAGAAGTGAGGAGCAGTGTTTGCTGGAGGAGGTGCTGCGAACGCCCGAGTCCATGTCGAGGCTGGACGCCACGCTGCCTCGACACCGCAGGAGGATGCCGACATCCAAg GTTCGTTCTCTCGGAAGCCGAAGTGTTGATCGAGCAGATGTCACTGAGTCACTGAGTGGGAGGATGTGA
- the hnrnpc gene encoding heterogeneous nuclear ribonucleoproteins C1/C2 isoform X4, translating to MDCSSSSTSSSMASSNVTNKTDPRSLNSRVFIGNLNTLLVTKEDVEAIFSKYGKIVGCSVHKGYAFVQFSNERNARTAVVSEDGRMIVGQVLDINLAGEPKPHRSKTVKRSAGDMYSSSFELDYDFQRDYYDRMYSYQSRVPPPPPPLSRAIIPSKRPRVSLSGGGSRRTKSSFSSSSKSSQRTSRTMRTDDLQTIKRELTQIKLKVDYLLESLGHMEKDHSKKSEMKSSKPEPGELSPLHSSTSSKKDDRMKRDREMNDSEEEGDLLDDEDEMKSRGRDEDEEEDEEEEGEQEEGEDDGDSANGDEL from the exons ATGGA ctgctcgtcgtcctccacctccagctcgaTGGCCAGCAGCAACGTGACCAACAAGACCGACCCCCGCTCCCTCAACTCCCGCGTCTTCATCGGCAACCTCAACACGCTGCTGGTCACCAAGGAAGACGTGGAGGCCATCTTCTCCAAGTACGGCAAGATTGTGGGCTGCTCCGTGCACAAGGGCTACGCCTTCGTCCAGTTCTCCAACGAGAGGAACGCCCGCACCGCCGTGGTCAGCGAGGACGGCCGCATGATAGTGGGACAGGTCCtag acATCAACCTGGCCGGCGAGCCCAAGCCGCACAGATCGAAGACGGTGAAGCGTTCTGCTGGAGACATGTACAG ctcctcttttgaATTGGACTACGACTTCCAGAGAGATTACTACGACCG GATGTACTCGTACCAGTCCCGggtgcctcccccccccccgcccctgtcCCGCGCCATCATCCCCTCAAAGCGTCCCAGGGTCAGTCTGAGCGGAGGAGGAAGCCGAAGAACCAAAAGCAGCTTCTCGTCCTCGTCCAAAAGCAGCCAGAGGACGTCACGTACAA TGAGGACGGATGATCTGCAGACCATCAAGAGGGAGCTGACGCAGATCAAACTCAAGGTGGACTACCTGCTGGAGAGCTTAGGGCACATGGAGAAGGACCACAGCAAGAAGTCTG AGATGAAGAGCAGCAAACCAGAGCCCGGCGAGCTGTCCCCGCTCCACTCGTCCACCTCCAGCAAGAAGGACGACCGGATGAAACGGGACAGAGAGATGAACGACtccgaggaggagggagacctGCTGGATGACGAAGATGAG atgaaaagcagaggaagagacgaggatgaggaggaggatgaggaggaggagggcgagcaggaggaaggagaggacgaCGGCGACAGCGCCAACGGAGACGAGCTCTAA
- the hnrnpc gene encoding heterogeneous nuclear ribonucleoproteins C1/C2 isoform X3, which translates to MDCSSSSTSSSMASSNVTNKTDPRSLNSRVFIGNLNTLLVTKEDVEAIFSKYGKIVGCSVHKGYAFVQFSNERNARTAVVSEDGRMIVGQVLDINLAGEPKPHRSKTVKRSAGDMYSSSFELDYDFQRDYYDRMYSYQSRVPPPPPPLSRAIIPSKRPRVSLSGGGSRRTKSSFSSSSKSSQRTSRTTVRTDDLQTIKRELTQIKLKVDYLLESLGHMEKDHSKKSEMKSSKPEPGELSPLHSSTSSKKDDRMKRDREMNDSEEEGDLLDDEDEMKSRGRDEDEEEDEEEEGEQEEGEDDGDSANGDEL; encoded by the exons ATGGA ctgctcgtcgtcctccacctccagctcgaTGGCCAGCAGCAACGTGACCAACAAGACCGACCCCCGCTCCCTCAACTCCCGCGTCTTCATCGGCAACCTCAACACGCTGCTGGTCACCAAGGAAGACGTGGAGGCCATCTTCTCCAAGTACGGCAAGATTGTGGGCTGCTCCGTGCACAAGGGCTACGCCTTCGTCCAGTTCTCCAACGAGAGGAACGCCCGCACCGCCGTGGTCAGCGAGGACGGCCGCATGATAGTGGGACAGGTCCtag acATCAACCTGGCCGGCGAGCCCAAGCCGCACAGATCGAAGACGGTGAAGCGTTCTGCTGGAGACATGTACAG ctcctcttttgaATTGGACTACGACTTCCAGAGAGATTACTACGACCG GATGTACTCGTACCAGTCCCGggtgcctcccccccccccgcccctgtcCCGCGCCATCATCCCCTCAAAGCGTCCCAGGGTCAGTCTGAGCGGAGGAGGAAGCCGAAGAACCAAAAGCAGCTTCTCGTCCTCGTCCAAAAGCAGCCAGAGGACGTCACGTACAA CAGTGAGGACGGATGATCTGCAGACCATCAAGAGGGAGCTGACGCAGATCAAACTCAAGGTGGACTACCTGCTGGAGAGCTTAGGGCACATGGAGAAGGACCACAGCAAGAAGTCTG AGATGAAGAGCAGCAAACCAGAGCCCGGCGAGCTGTCCCCGCTCCACTCGTCCACCTCCAGCAAGAAGGACGACCGGATGAAACGGGACAGAGAGATGAACGACtccgaggaggagggagacctGCTGGATGACGAAGATGAG atgaaaagcagaggaagagacgaggatgaggaggaggatgaggaggaggagggcgagcaggaggaaggagaggacgaCGGCGACAGCGCCAACGGAGACGAGCTCTAA
- the si:ch211-63p21.1 gene encoding uncharacterized protein si:ch211-63p21.1 yields MLQRESNPHGLFSSGETFDDECEMGASCVAVVCLCEAGPCTLYSEAHTPTPDKLLCEHCGKHRVMLTRYSEGYGTEEEWLLSDPQGESDADADIEDTDCRLQEPGSLQRISSRRRKRPRVARQDTTESEDDGGRSHRSHRWSVRLSPHRAQSRTILEESISQVRPLIICRPNVEMQRSRVDPPRGSKLTSLWPSSLSLPVLLLLSLPLSLSLVIVIVSFLLPWAGA; encoded by the exons atgctGCAGAGGGAATCCAACCCCCACGGCCTCTTCTCCTCCGGAGAGACGTTTGACGATGAGTGTGAG aTGGGGGCGAGTTGTGtagctgttgtgtgtctgtgcgaggCTGGTCCCTGCACACTGTACTCAGAAGCGCACACACCCACGCCG GACAAACTGCTGTGTGAACACTGTGGGAAACACAGGGTGATGCTAACCAGGTACTCTGAGGGCTACGGCACAgag GAAGAGTGGTTGCTGTCGGACCCTCAGGGGGAGagtgatgctgatgctgatatCGAGGATACAGACTGCAG ACTTCAGGAGCCGGGCTCCCTCCAGCGAATCAGCTCGCGGAGGCGTAAGCGTCCCCGCGTCGCTCGGCAAGACACCACGGAGAGCGAGGACGATGGTGGGAGGAGCCACAGATCCCATCGCTGGAGCGTCCGGCTCAGTCCCCACAGAGCCCAGAGCAGGACCATCCTGGAG GAGAGCATATCACAGGTGAGGCCGCTGATCATCTGCCGGCCCAACGTGGAGATGCAGAGGAGCCGGGTGGATCCGCCCCGAGGCTCCAAGCTGACGTCCCTGTGgccgtcctccctctctctccctgtcctcctcctcctctctctgcccctctccctgtccctcGTCATCGTTAtcgtctccttcctcctcccctggGCCGGGGCTTGA
- the hnrnpc gene encoding heterogeneous nuclear ribonucleoproteins C1/C2 isoform X1 translates to MDCSSSSTSSSMASSNVTNKTDPRSLNSRVFIGNLNTLLVTKEDVEAIFSKYGKIVGCSVHKGYAFVQFSNERNARTAVVSEDGRMIVGQVLDINLAGEPKPHRSKTVKRSAGDMYSSSFELDYDFQRDYYDRMYSYQSRVPPPPPPLSRAIIPSKRPRVSLSGGGSRRTKSSFSSSSKSSQRTSRTSQSNTVSVPPSRIAQDPRDCPSVPVSAVRTDDLQTIKRELTQIKLKVDYLLESLGHMEKDHSKKSEMKSSKPEPGELSPLHSSTSSKKDDRMKRDREMNDSEEEGDLLDDEDEMKSRGRDEDEEEDEEEEGEQEEGEDDGDSANGDEL, encoded by the exons ATGGA ctgctcgtcgtcctccacctccagctcgaTGGCCAGCAGCAACGTGACCAACAAGACCGACCCCCGCTCCCTCAACTCCCGCGTCTTCATCGGCAACCTCAACACGCTGCTGGTCACCAAGGAAGACGTGGAGGCCATCTTCTCCAAGTACGGCAAGATTGTGGGCTGCTCCGTGCACAAGGGCTACGCCTTCGTCCAGTTCTCCAACGAGAGGAACGCCCGCACCGCCGTGGTCAGCGAGGACGGCCGCATGATAGTGGGACAGGTCCtag acATCAACCTGGCCGGCGAGCCCAAGCCGCACAGATCGAAGACGGTGAAGCGTTCTGCTGGAGACATGTACAG ctcctcttttgaATTGGACTACGACTTCCAGAGAGATTACTACGACCG GATGTACTCGTACCAGTCCCGggtgcctcccccccccccgcccctgtcCCGCGCCATCATCCCCTCAAAGCGTCCCAGGGTCAGTCTGAGCGGAGGAGGAAGCCGAAGAACCAAAAGCAGCTTCTCGTCCTCGTCCAAAAGCAGCCAGAGGACGTCACGTACAAGTCAGTCCAacactgtctctgtccctccgaGTCGCATCGCCCAGGATCCTCGTGACTGTCCCTCTGTTCCTGTCTCAGCAGTGAGGACGGATGATCTGCAGACCATCAAGAGGGAGCTGACGCAGATCAAACTCAAGGTGGACTACCTGCTGGAGAGCTTAGGGCACATGGAGAAGGACCACAGCAAGAAGTCTG AGATGAAGAGCAGCAAACCAGAGCCCGGCGAGCTGTCCCCGCTCCACTCGTCCACCTCCAGCAAGAAGGACGACCGGATGAAACGGGACAGAGAGATGAACGACtccgaggaggagggagacctGCTGGATGACGAAGATGAG atgaaaagcagaggaagagacgaggatgaggaggaggatgaggaggaggagggcgagcaggaggaaggagaggacgaCGGCGACAGCGCCAACGGAGACGAGCTCTAA